Within Takifugu rubripes chromosome 20, fTakRub1.2, whole genome shotgun sequence, the genomic segment ACGACACAATGGTGCCCGTGTCATTTCCACCCTGTCCAGCAGACACACTAACTAACTGCTGTGGTTCAGAGCGGGTCCGTGGGGAGAAATACCCATGTCAATCTtcctgtcttgttttcttttctctccgtcCCGTCCCTTTTTTCTCCGTCCCGTCCCTTTTTTCTCTGTCCCGTCCCTTTTCTCTCCGTCCCgtcccttttctttccatccCGTCCCTTTTctctccgccccccctccccctctccaccAGGCCTACCCGCTCAGCTCACTGGGGAAGAAGCAGCCGACCGTCCTGGTGATCTGTGGCCCAGAACAGAACGGCTCCATCGGGCTGGTGTGCGCCCGACACCTCCGCATGTTTGTGAGTGAACTAAAGTGCAACACTCATGTCTGACCCGCCAGCACCAGAACTATCAGAACTACCCTGATATTTACGCCACGACCTGCTCCAGGCCGGAATATCTGCTAGTTACATCATAACTAAGAGCTCACGAACACCAGGGCTCTTCTGGTTGTCCACAGTGGTTGCTATGCCAACCAGCAGCCCTTTTGCAAGCTGACCAGATGTTGCCAGACCAAAAAAATGCTCTCCAAGAGTCCGTTTGGGGACTCAGACCTGCGCAAAGCCGACAAATGAAGGAACCTCCATGAATACAAAGAGGAGAAGTGACCGCTTGCTCCTCGTTGCCGCCTCTCCTCGTTAGCATTCCTGTCCGACCTCAGGCCGTGACTCACCAGTGTGGGTGTCTGGATGAAGTCCTCCCGGTCCAGGGGGGCACGCTGCCACCTTCATTCTGTAATTAACCCTTGACTCCCCACCCTCCAACTTCCACATCAGGGGGCCCCTCAGGGCCGACTGGCAGACATTTGCTCCCATTGTTCCGCCTGAAAAGCTGCCTCATCAAAGAAGGTCGTTAAAAATGTTGTTCTTCCTACTTCTGTAAGTTGCATCCTGGTATTCTGTTGAAGAAGAGACAATGAGACCTGCAGACCTTCACTAAATAAACTGATCAGCTCGGAATGAAGATCGATGATGCTGGATATGAATGAGAACAGAGCTGAGGGgacactggatggatggatggatgatggatggatggatgatgatggatggatggatggatgatggatggatggatggatggatgatggatggatggatgatggatggatgatggatggatgatggatggatggatgatggatggatggatggatggatggatggatgatggatggatggacgatggatggatgatggatgatggatggatggatggatggatgagaagcccctgagcagcagcattaaCTGGATGTTACCTGATGCCTGATAGAGCAAAATTCTCCCATCAAACAGTAACCATGgcgaccgggggggggggggggggggggtgtcaggagGGTTCAACACCTTGAGGATCTAAAGATGTTTGTGGACCAAACCAAAGGAAGAGCATATCAACATCTGCTCATGCTCATCAGCTGTAAAAACAATGGTGAaccactaccccccccccccccccccactatgaGACACAGTCTGCTGCTTATTGTGTGATTTATCACCATATAAGACAGGACAACCAGtctccagccccccctccccccagacaGCCATGACATCACGCCGTCGTTCCTCCCGTTAAAGCCGCCGCCGTCCTCGGCCACGCGATGAGGTCATCAGCGTCACGTCTGGCCCTCGGGGTCACGCGCTGGCCCGAGGTGTTCTGCAGGATCCATTCCCTCCCCTGCACGCGGGCCCACGTGGCCGAGTCCTCCGGTTTTATTGGGCTGGAACCATCAtatatgtgtttcaccatatgtgtTCAGATTTACTACGCAGTCGAAATAAAACCACATAAGATGGATCTTGTTTCTGCCGTTTGTCACTTTAATCTTTTCGCCGTCTGAAGCGCTTCTCTTCCACTGCGGCTCGGTCACGGGAGGACCTATTTCTGGATCCTCCCGTGCGTGCGTGACGTGTTCTGGAAATCATGCACGGATACACGTGAGACGCACGAGCAGGGCCCAGCACCTGACGGGACGCTGGGCTTGTGATCACGCGCGATGCGTCTCAGGTCCGGCCAGCCTTGCGTCTTTGGATGTGCTGACGTCAGGCCAGCGCGCAGGGGGCGTGCGTGGGTCAGGGTCGCATCATTACTGACGAAAATCGTGGAAGGAAAATCAGACGAGAGTCGACATTTCAAATAGATGGAGGAAATGGTGTTTACTTTAGATTTTAGATCTGATCAGGGGTCAGATGGCAAAAACACGCTGTTTGCTttaaatgtgtatgtgtgtgtgtgtgtgggggggggggggggttgcgtgaCACGTGGAGGCCTCCTCTGAAATCAGCTCCGTTGCGTCCCTCAGCTCACCCCAGGAGCTTTTAAGCTAAATTTTTACCCTCGTGATCAgccaaacatttttttaaaagcatcacTCAGTGTGAAACGTTGGCCCGTGCACCCTCACGCAGCCTGTGCGTGTCTCCGCGCAGGAATACGAGCCCACCATCTACCTCCCGAAGCGCTCCACGCAGAGCCTCCACCAGGACTTCACGGTCCAGTGTGAGAAGATGGACATCCCCTTCCTTTCTTATCTCCCCACCGAGGTCAGTGATCCGCACCCTTGTGTCTTAAAGtctaaaataatataataatataataaatatggTTCCCTCCATTTCAAAGGAAGGATCGATTGCGCCATAAGCAATAGTTTATTTTTATAGGATGGCAAAGGACCAGTCCTGAATCACTATCTAGATCgttgtttttattatattatattatattatattatattatattatattatattatattatattatattatattatattatattatattgaaATGTCTTGGACTGGGTTCATATTCCATAGTCATAAAATATTAACCTGCCTTCATCATACTATTTTAAACAAACCTGCCTTTGCTGGTTAGGTGAGTTAGTTATGAAGTGCTTGTCGTCCTGGCAACGTGCTGTTCTCTGTTGAACACATCATCCCTGTTGGGCAGAAATATAGTGAGCAACATTGTGATATTTCAGGAAAGCAAAACAAGGCCcgtgtttgggttttttactGCAGGATGCTGAAGCTGTGTTTTCATATCTCGGAAGTGATTTACGAGACGCAACGAGTACGGGAATGAGGTTTTCCCCCTGAAAGTGACAACATGTCATTTGTTGAGGCTGCAAAAACAAACCTAAATCTCTTTTTATTATTGTCTCGTGACCAGTCAGGAGCCTCGACTGGGGCCAGTACCCTGCGGGCTCCGCTGCTCCTGTGACGGTCGCTACGGCGACTTTTATAGCTGATGGTGTTTTGTTAATGTACCAGTTACCCTCAGTTTCCACTCCTCTTTAActtgagatgatgatgatgatgatgatgatgatgggctGCCTGTGGCTTGGGCGGATGGATACCGGTGTGGTCTGCCCCTTCACATCTGAACCTTTGCACGAGATCACGTGTGGATTGCGTAAGCCGCTCCGATCTCAGCTGCAGCGCGGCATCAGACCACCGGGGAACGTCAACGCCTCCTGGCTCGTGGCCACGGCTCCACGTGAACCCTCCCCGCGGCTTTCAAGCTTTTGTTTGCTTTCCAATGCTGCAATCCATTAAACGTTTTTTATGGACCGCTGGAGGACCGCAGGCTTCGGTGAATCACGACGGCGGCGAGGGTTTCACGCTGatgtcctcctgctctgctcaggtccagctcataAACGACGCCTACAACCTCCTGATTGATGCCATGCTGGGCCCGGAGGCGGACTGTTCCAACATTAAGGAGCCCTACTCTGGAATTCTGGTCACCCTGAAGCAAGTCAACGTCCCCATCGTCAGCGTGGACGTGCCCTCAGGTAAGCGCTCGCCTGGGAGACACCATATGATGGATTAGCATCCAGGCTCCCTCTGTCAGGTGTTCCAGGCctgcaggatggaggaggaggaggagaaacctcAGATCTCCACCCGCGTCCTCACGCCCCgtgttttctttcctgtcttccATAGGTTGGGACGCCGAGGAGCCGAGCCAGGGCGGGATCAGCCCAGATGTTCTTATCTCGCTCACGGCTCCGAAAAAGTGCGCCATGAGTTTCTCAGGGAAGCATTTCTTGGCCGGACGCTTCCTGCCCTATGACATTCAGAAAAAATATGAgctcaacatcccagaatacCCCGGAACAGACTGCACCATTGAGCTGTAACACACGGAAAGGCAGGAAGCCGGCGCGGCCTCTCCTCACTGCAGAACACGTGCAGTTAAGCAATTCTCCTgttttgggtattttttttatGGTTTCTAGTTCTTTATCGTGATTTAACGTTGATGCCTGAGTTGTGACGACTAAACCAAACGTGCTGCTTAGCGACGGTCTGTAGAATCCGTGATCGTGTCTTTTTAAGGAACGGCATGAGTGGGTTTCGCATCAGTCTAGTTGGAAATGGTGTAGAAACAGGTGATCCTTTATAGGTACAGAGAGAGATGAACCTttttgctcctcctccctcacattAAACTACTCGCGTCTGTTGCTAAGAACTTCTGGCTTCGGGTGTCTGTTGTGTCCTCGTTTTGTTGCGACAGCCTCACCTGCGCCGTCCTGTCCATTCCTAAGCTATCCCGGAGGACCCAGGCAGCTCCTGTTGTCCAATAAAAAGGATCCTTTTGAAAGGATGGCTcgctttctgctgctttgttgtctttgaCTCGGCGCTGCGCTGCCTGCGAAGCCGTATTTCACATCAAGCGTGACTAATGCAACTATAAAACGGGGATACAGTATGTAATGTTAAAGAGAACAGCCCGTAAATCACCGGGCCGCGAATAATAACAGAGCGGTTCTGCAGCCGCTGCAGCAAAACGCGCCGCGTCCAACCTGCTCTGCAAGAGGCAGACAAAGTTAACAAG encodes:
- the yjefn3 gene encoding yjeF N-terminal domain-containing 3, which produces MDKMNHSSAEAEAETIEPLRYLSKGEAAAIETELLKDYRFGQQQLVEIWGQACAVAIAKAYPLSSLGKKQPTVLVICGPEQNGSIGLVCARHLRMFEYEPTIYLPKRSTQSLHQDFTVQCEKMDIPFLSYLPTEVQLINDAYNLLIDAMLGPEADCSNIKEPYSGILVTLKQVNVPIVSVDVPSGWDAEEPSQGGISPDVLISLTAPKKCAMSFSGKHFLAGRFLPYDIQKKYELNIPEYPGTDCTIEL